In Rutidosis leptorrhynchoides isolate AG116_Rl617_1_P2 chromosome 2, CSIRO_AGI_Rlap_v1, whole genome shotgun sequence, one genomic interval encodes:
- the LOC139887895 gene encoding putative 1-phosphatidylinositol-3-phosphate 5-kinase FAB1D, giving the protein MSRRYDKFVHGVLSPDEDQEFSNVDLLREIYNKNDEVMRGKLKSLVENCVDSSWVEFVTELSRKAASLLKLGKEFMIKSSCGKPEESKVIKGLVFDEYVAHEDMPKTLIKPKLLLIKGSLECWGLSFFQVHFIEENKGGYVIETTVFEMIEKLNPSVIMVEGKVSDEFQKYILEKRAILVKEVTQHQLEMVARFTGSPMLSSKSVQELMQCESYNLQEDAAGRSQPNKPPLYLDPGMGVTILLKGSDSNELERVKCALEYATMLAYHLRCEIPFYINHQVATTSATAAPNEIESYDPLVLKEILDTQTLLVLSSRFNVIKRKTCQQSISRIKFYSRSDVPLGIFLKDNLLHQNVVACGSCNEGPETHLYCYRHHNKEITIQVKSLHPEMLLPGQDEGNLWMWTGCDQCVTGSLKFSKRVSLSDTARSLSFGKFLELGFSNQSSWQVPLSGSGVCDHSSNYLVYFFGLGSKVAILRSSTVANVDYSVALPPWKVNSMVESLTGENADEHNVCTLIARALESMKCDAHSFESSSQPDRVISLSTSNSVGLLFHEDFLDLRDQFCGLSESDFIASLRRCENWDAKGGKSKAFFAKTLDGRFIVKEIQTTEFISFIKFGSRYFKYLNESYNSRKNSCLAKILGIYQVMNKERRETRNLMIMENVMYGRNVAKQYDLKGNLYNRYNAPAADGQGDVGLDQNFVNDMDANPLYVTTKAKDILERAIRRDTAFLKSIDVMDYSLLVGVDTEQKKFVCGIIDYLRQYTWDKKAENQYKSLVAPRGQSPTVIPPKEYKKRLRKFVDTNFLSVPNDWCFQRPGKRCKLCCDLCIYCLIAIINCKFEHDHAAVISCNNDHDPVDHDPIIINCNSDHDPDDHDPTIINCNSDHNPDGS; this is encoded by the exons ATGAGTCGTCGTTATGATAAATTTGTCCATGGTGTACTTTCACCTGATGAAGACCAAGAGTTCTCTAATGTAGATCTTCTACGAgaaatttataataaaaatgatgaggTTATGAGAGGAAAGCTGAAGTCTCTTGTAGAAAACTGTGTTGATTCTTCTTGGGTGGAATTTGTTACAGAGCTATCGAGGAAAGCTGCTTCACTATTGAAATTGGGGAAAGAATTCATGATTAAATCTAGTTGTGGCAAGCCAGAAGAAAG TAAGGTTATCAAAGGGTTGGTGTTTGATGAGTATGTAGCTCACGAGGACATGCCAAAAACCCTCATAAAACCCAAGCTGCTATTGATCAAGGGTTCCCTCGAATGTTGGGGGTTGTCTTTTTTTCAGGTGCATTTTATT GAGGAAAATAAAGGAGGGTATGTTATCGAGACGACAGTTTTCGAGATGATAGAAAAGCTGAATCCAAGTGTTATCATGGTTGAGGGAAAAGTTTCCGATGAATTTCAGAAGTATATCCTTGAAAAACGGGCGATTTTAGTTAAGGAAGTAACACAACATCAATTGGAAATGGTTGCTCGTTTTACTGGCTCACCAATGTTGTCTTCAAAGAGTGTCCAAGAGTTGATGCAGTGTGAATCGTATAATCTTCAAGAAGATGCTGCTGGTAGAAGTCAGCCAAACAAGCCTCCATTGTATCTTGACCCGGGAATGGGCGTTACG ATTTTGCTAAAAGGATCCGACAGTAATGAACTTGAGAGAGTTAAATGTGCTCTCGAGTATGCAACCATGCTTGCATATCATTTAAGATGTGAAATTCCTTTCTATATTAATCATCAAGTTGCAACCACCTCTGCTACAGCTGCCCCCAATGAAATTGAGTCATACGACCCACTTGTTCTCAAAGAGATTTTGGATACTCAAACTTTATTAGTGTTAAGCTCAAGATTTAACGTGATTAAACGGAAAACTTGTCAACAAAGTATTTCCCGCATCAAATTCTATAGCCGTTCTGATGTTCCACTTGGAATTTTTTTGAAGGATAACTTACTCCATCAG AACGTGGTTGCGTGTGGAAGCTGTAATGAAGGACCCGAAACTCATCTTTATTGCTATAGACATCACAATAAGGAAATCACAATTCAAGTAAAGAGTCTTCATCCAGAAATGCTATTGCCCGGTCAAGATGAAGGAAATCTTTGGATGTGGACTGGTTGTGACCAATGTGTAACCGGAAGTTTAAAGTTTAGCAAACGTGTATCACTTTCAGATACTGCACGCAGTTTATCATTTGGGAAGTTTCTAGAACTGGGATTCTCAAACCAGTCATCATGGCAAGTACCATTATCTGGTTCTGGTGTTTGTGACCATTCCTCCAACTACTTGGTCTACTTTTTTGG ATTAGGATCTAAGGTTGCAATTCTTAGATCCTCTACAGTAGCTAATGTTGATTATTCAGTGGCTTTGCCACCTTGGAAGGTCAATTCAATGGTAGAATCACTGACGGGAGAAAATGCTGATGAACATAACGTGTGTACTCTGATTGCACGTGCGTTGGAATCTATGAAATGTGATGCTCATTCCTTTGAGTCTTCTTCTCAACCCGATCGAGTGATTTCTTTGAGCACATCAAATTCAGTAGGTCTTCTATTTCATGAAGACTTCTTGGATCTTCGTGACCAATTTTGTGGTTTATCGGAATCAGACTTTATTGCTTCCTTAAGACGTTGCGAGAATTGGGACGCGAAAGGGGGGAAAAGTAAAGCGTTTTTTGCCAAGACTCTTGATGGCCGGTTTATTGTTAAAGAAATCCAGACCACCGAGTTTATTTCGTTCATTAAATTTGGTTCTAGATATTTCAAATATCTGAACGAATCCTATAATTCTAGAAAGAATTCATGCCTGGCTAAAATACTAGGCATTTATCAG GTGATGAATAAAGAAAGGAGGGAAACACGTAATCTGATGATTATGGAGAATGTTATGTACGGAAGGAATGTTGCTAAACAATACGACCTGAAAGGAAACTTGTACAATCGTTATAATGCACCTGCTGCAGATGGTCAAGGAGATGTTGGCTTGGATCAAAATTTTGTTAATGACATGGATGCTAACCCTTTATATGTAACTACAAAAGCAAAGGACATCTTGGAACGGGCCATACGGAGAGACACTGCCTTTCTTAAG TCAATTGATGTGATGGATTATTCCTTGTTGGTGGGAGTGGATACAGAGCAAAAGAAGTTTGTTTGTGGCATAATTGATTATCTAAGACAATATACTTGGGACAAGAAAGCTGAGAACCAGTACAAGTCTCTAGTTGCTCCTAGGGGCCAATCACCAACCGTAATTCCTCCAAAAGAATACAAAAAACGACTCAGAAAGTTCGTCGACACCAACTTTCTCTCTGTTCCAAATGACTGGTGCTTTCAAAGACCTGGTAAGCGTTGCAAGCTCTGTTGTGACTT ATGCATATACTGT CTGATTGCAATAATTAATTGCAAATTTGAACATGATCATGCTGCGGTAATAAGCTGCAACAATGATCATGATCCGGTTGATCATGACCCGATAATAATAAACTGCAATAGCGATCACGATCCGGATGATCATGACCCGACAATAATAAACTGCAATAGCGATCACAATCCGGATGGATCATGa